A DNA window from Bubalus bubalis isolate 160015118507 breed Murrah chromosome 22, NDDB_SH_1, whole genome shotgun sequence contains the following coding sequences:
- the SALL3 gene encoding sal-like protein 3 isoform X2 — MSRRKQAKPQHLKSDEELPPPDGAPEHAAPGEGAEDADSGNESRSGGEDTHVCEKCCAEFFKWADLLAHKEACTKNPLVLIVGEDEPAPPSEDFPEASPASSASERADSEAAEEAAAAVAAAPEGGEAVEARAAEREDEPMEVGAPADKGFQGPGAVQAGQPPPPPGPEPAPGAAYGMPSTNVTLETLLSTKVAVAQFSQTSRAAGAAGPGGGVAAAALPLILEQLVALQQQQVQQLQLIEQIRSQVALMSRPLPPSRPPLHPGPAAHHTLPLSTGTGPAATAQGPAAPPAAYEGPQHLAAPASTASTPHVASGGPSAPEPSAPACSGAPATSTASTSAAGASGGASRPQNAPTPPTLGPGPLLTSTPSLPSPLLPQTSASSVIFPNPLVSIAATANALDPLSALMKHRKGKPPNVSVFEPKASTEDPFFKHKCRFCAKVFGSDSALQIHLRSHTGERPFKCNICGNRFSTKGNLKVHFQRHKEKYPHIQMNPYPVPEYLDNVPTCSGIPYGMSLPPEKPVTTWLDSKPALPTVPTSVGLQLPPTLPGVGVGSYVDSPSLTPASRSPQRPSPASSECPSLSPGLTSSEAGVPVAAGSPQPAPGGSSLPKTEPMSLPCTNARVGDLPATAGQVSTTSALADSSASPGLCSPVLPAGAEPFKAKFPFGGLLDSMQTSETSKLQQLVENIDKKMTDPNQCVICHRVLSCQSALKMHYRTHTGERPFKCKICGRAFTTKGNLKTHFGVHRAKPPLRVQHSCPICQKKFTNAVVLQQHIRMHMGGQIPNTPLPEGFQDAMDAALPYDDKAADALSTCDDDMDDNSLEDDAELKDPAGDPNKPLLAFSGSCPPSPPSVISSIAALENQMKMMDSVMSCPQLSALKSLENGSGESDRLSNDSSSAVGDLESRSAGSPALSESSSSLQALSPGNSNSESLPSKSPGLGAQEEPQETPLKTEKPDSPPPGPENGGALDLTATHPCRPAVKEEAPFSLLFLSRDRGPSQGTPSLGPGSTPTTIKTEVNGHSKAGLLAEGPPLPAAVQVPPGPPTVMSPGLAPMLAPPPRRTPKQHNCQSCGKTFSSASALQIHERTHTGEKPFGCTICGRAFTTKGNLKVHMGTHMWNNAPARRGRRLSVENPMALLGGDALKFSEMFQKDLAARAMNVDPSFWNQYAAAITNGLAMKNNEISVIQNGGLPQLPVSLSGSALPPLGSLATGLDKARPGSSPPIAGLDKANSDTGGSRPFTRFIEDNKEIGIN, encoded by the exons ATGTCTCGGCGCAAGCAGGCCAAGCCCCAGCATCTCAAGTCGGACGAGGAGCTGCCGCCGCCGGACGGGGCTCCCGAGCACG CGGCCCCCGGGGAGGGTGCCGAGGACGCGGACAGCGGCAACGAGAGCCGGAGCGGAGGCGAGGACACGCACGTGTGCGAGAAGTGCTGCGCCGAGTTCTTCAAGTGGGCCGACCTGCTGGCGCACAAGGAGGCCTGCACCAAGAACCCCCTGGTGCTGATCGTGGGCGAGGATGAGCCTGCCCCGCCCTCCGAGGACTTCCCTGAGGCGTCCCCGGCCAGCTCGGCCAGTGAGCGCGCGGACAGCGAGGCCGCAGAAGAGGCGGCGGCAGCGGTGGCGGCGGCCCCGGAGGGCGGGGAGGCCGTGGAGGCGAGGGCGGCGGAGCGGGAGGACGAGCCCATGGAGGTGGGCGCGCCCGCAGACAAGGGCTTCCAGGGCCCGGGCGCGGTGCAAGCGGGGCAGCCGCCTCCACCGCCAGGCCCCGAGCCGGCCCCCGGGGCGGCCTACGGCATGCCCAGCACCAACGTGACCCTGGAGACCCTCCTGAGCACCAAGGTGGCCGTAGCGCAGTTCTCGCAGACCTCGCGGGCCGCGGGCGCGGCGGGCCCGGGCGGAGGCGTGGCGGCCGCGGCCCTCCCGCTGATCCTGGAGCAGCTCGTggccctgcagcagcagcaggtgcagcagctgcagctcatCGAGCAGATCCGCAGCCAGGTGGCCCTCATGAGCCGCCCGCTGCCGCCATCCCGGCCGCCGCTGCACCCCGGGCCGGCCGCGCACCACACCCTGCCACTCTCCACCGGCACCGGCCCCGCGGCCACGGCGCAGGGACCCGCCGCCCCACCGGCGGCGTACGAGGGCCCCCAGCACCTGGCTGCGCCGGCGTCCACAGCCAGCACCCCGCACGTAGCGAGCGGAGGCCCCTCGGCGCCGGAGCCCAGCGCCCCCGCGTGCTCCGGTGCCCCCGCGACCTCCACGGCCTCCACCTCAGCGGCCGGCGCCTCGGGGGGCGCCTCCCGGCCACAGAAcgcccccacaccccccaccctgGGGCCCGGGCCGCTGCTCACCTCTACACCCAGCCTGCCAAGCCCACTGCTACCTCAGACCTCCGCCAGCAGCGTCATCTTCCCCAACCCGCTGGTCAGCATCGCGGCCACGGCCAACGCGCTGGACCCCCTGTCGGCCCTCATGAAGCACCGCAAGGGCAAGCCCCCCAACGTGTCGGTGTTCGAGCCCAAGGCCAGCACTGAGGACCCCTTCTTCAAGCACAAGTGCAGGTTCTGCGCCAAAGTGTTCGGGAGTGACAGTGCCCTGCAGATCCACCTGCGCTCGCACACGGGCGAGCGGCCCTTCAAGTGCAACATCTGCGGGAACCGCTTCTCCACCAAGGGCAACCTGAAGGTGCACTTCCAGAGGCACAAGGAGAAGTACCCCCACATCCAGATGAACCCCTACCCGGTGCCCGAGTACCTGGACAACGTGCCCACCTGCTCTGGGATTCCCTACGGGATGTCGCTGCCGCCAGAGAAACCGGTCACCACCTGGCTGGACAGCAAGCCAGCACTGCCCACTGTGCCCACCTCAGTGGGGCTGCAGCTCCCACCCACCCTCCCGGGCGTGGGCGTCGGCAGCTACGTGGACTCCCCCAGCCTCACCCCCGCCAGCCGCTCCCCGCAGCGGCCCTCACCCGCGTCCAGCGAGTGCCCTTCTTTGTCCCCAGGCCTGACCAGCTCTGAGGCAGGCGTCCCGGTGGCTGCGGGATCCCCGCAGCCGGCGCCCGGTGGATCTTCCCTGCCCAAGACCGAGCCCATGAGCCTGCCCTGCACAAACGCCAGGGTAGGGGACCTCCCGGCCACAGCGGGGCAGGTCTCCACCACGTCTGCCCTGGCGGACAGCAGCGCATCCCCAGGCCTCTGCAGCCCGGTCCTCCCGGCCGGGGCCGAGCCGTTTAAAGCCAAGTTCCCCTTCGGAGGGCTGCTTGACTCTATGCAAACGTCCGAAACCTCCAAGCTGCAGCAGCTGGTGGAGAACATAGACAAGAAGATGACAGACCCCAACCAGTGCGTCATCTGCCACCGCGTGCTGAGCTGCCAGAGCGCCCTGAAGATGCACTACCGGACGCACACGGGCGAGCGGCCCTTCAAGTGCAAGATCTGCGGGCGTGCCTTCACCACCAAGGGCAACCTGAAGACGCACTTCGGCGTGCACCGCGCCAAGCCACCCCTGCGTGTGCAGCACTCCTGCCCCATTTGCCAGAAGAAGTTCACCAACGCCGTGGTGCTTCAGCAGCACATCCGCATGCACATGGGGGGCCAGATCCCCAACACGCCGCTGCCCGAGGGCTTCCAGGACGCCATGGACGCCGCCCTGCCCTACGACGACAAGGCCGCCGATGCCCTGAGCACCTGCGACGACGACATGGATGACAACTCCCTGGAGGATGACGCAGAGCTGAAGGACCCGGCCGGCGACCCAAACAAGCCGCTGCTGGCCTTCTCGGGCTCCTGCCCGCCCTCCCCGCCCTCTGTCATCTCCAGCATCGCCGCCCTGGAGAACCAGATGAAGATGATGGACTCGGTCATGAGCTGTCCGCAGCTGAGTGCCCTCAAGTCCCTGGAGAACGGGTCTGGGGAGAGCGACCGCCTGAGCAACGACTCGTCCTCGGCCGTGGGAGACCTGGAGAGCCGGAGTGCGGGCAGCCCGGCCCTGTCTGAGTCGTCCTCCTCCTTGCAGGCCCTGTCACCCGGAAACAGTAACAGCGAGAGCCTGCCCTCCAAGTCCCCGGGCCTTGGCGCCCAGGAGGAGCCCCAGGAAACCCCACTGAAGACGGAAAAGCCGGACAGCCCGCCCCCCGGCCCCGAGAACGGAGGGGCACTGGACCTGACGGCCACCCACCCATGCCGGCCGGCCGTCAAGGAGGAGGCCCCCTTTAGCCTGCTGTTCCTGAGCCGCGATCGGG GTCCCAGCCAGGGCACCCCGAGCCTGGGCCCTGGCTCCACGCCCACCACCATCAAAACGGAAGTGAACGGGCACAGCAAGGCCGGCCTGCTGGCTGAGGGTCCGCCGCTGCCGGCTGCCGTCCAGGTGCCCCCCGGGCCCCCGACGGTGATGAGCCCTGGCCTCGCACCCATGCTGGCCCCCCCACCGCGCCGGACCCCCAAGCAGCACAACTGCCAGTCGTGTGGGAAGACCTTCTCCTCGGCCAGTGCCCTGCAGATCCACGAGCGCACCCACACTGGGGAGAAGCCGTTTGGCTGCACCATCTGCGGGAGAGCCTTCACCACCAAGGGCAACCTTAAG GTGCACATGGGTACCCACATGTGGAACAACGCTCCCGCCAGGCGTGGCCGCCGCCTGTCAGTGGAGAACCCCATGGCCCTGCTGGGTGGTGATGCCCTGAAGTTCTCAGAGATGTTCCAGAAGGATCTGGCCGCACGGGCCATGAATGTGGACCCCAGCTTTTGGAACCAGTACGCCGCTGCCATCACCAACGGGCTGGCCATGAAGAACAACGAGATCTCTGTCATCCAGAACGGAggcctcccccagctccctgtgAGTCTCAGCGGGAGCGCCCTCCCCCCACTGGGCTCCCTGGCCACCGGGCTGGACAAGGCACGTCCAGGCAGCAGCCCGCCCATCGCAGGGCTGGACAAAGCCAACTCGGACACGGGAGGCAGCCGGCCATTCACACGGTTCATTGAGGATAAcaaggagattgggattaactaG
- the SALL3 gene encoding sal-like protein 3 isoform X1, producing MSRRKQAKPQHLKSDEELPPPDGAPEHAAPGEGAEDADSGNESRSGGEDTHVCEKCCAEFFKWADLLAHKEACTKNPLVLIVGEDEPAPPSEDFPEASPASSASERADSEAAEEAAAAVAAAPEGGEAVEARAAEREDEPMEVGAPADKGFQGPGAVQAGQPPPPPGPEPAPGAAYGMPSTNVTLETLLSTKVAVAQFSQTSRAAGAAGPGGGVAAAALPLILEQLVALQQQQVQQLQLIEQIRSQVALMSRPLPPSRPPLHPGPAAHHTLPLSTGTGPAATAQGPAAPPAAYEGPQHLAAPASTASTPHVASGGPSAPEPSAPACSGAPATSTASTSAAGASGGASRPQNAPTPPTLGPGPLLTSTPSLPSPLLPQTSASSVIFPNPLVSIAATANALDPLSALMKHRKGKPPNVSVFEPKASTEDPFFKHKCRFCAKVFGSDSALQIHLRSHTGERPFKCNICGNRFSTKGNLKVHFQRHKEKYPHIQMNPYPVPEYLDNVPTCSGIPYGMSLPPEKPVTTWLDSKPALPTVPTSVGLQLPPTLPGVGVGSYVDSPSLTPASRSPQRPSPASSECPSLSPGLTSSEAGVPVAAGSPQPAPGGSSLPKTEPMSLPCTNARVGDLPATAGQVSTTSALADSSASPGLCSPVLPAGAEPFKAKFPFGGLLDSMQTSETSKLQQLVENIDKKMTDPNQCVICHRVLSCQSALKMHYRTHTGERPFKCKICGRAFTTKGNLKTHFGVHRAKPPLRVQHSCPICQKKFTNAVVLQQHIRMHMGGQIPNTPLPEGFQDAMDAALPYDDKAADALSTCDDDMDDNSLEDDAELKDPAGDPNKPLLAFSGSCPPSPPSVISSIAALENQMKMMDSVMSCPQLSALKSLENGSGESDRLSNDSSSAVGDLESRSAGSPALSESSSSLQALSPGNSNSESLPSKSPGLGAQEEPQETPLKTEKPDSPPPGPENGGALDLTATHPCRPAVKEEAPFSLLFLSRDRGKCASTVCRVCAKPFACRSALEIHLRSHTKERPFVCAVCGRGCSTLGNLKQHLLTHRLRELPPQLLDPNFTLGPSQGTPSLGPGSTPTTIKTEVNGHSKAGLLAEGPPLPAAVQVPPGPPTVMSPGLAPMLAPPPRRTPKQHNCQSCGKTFSSASALQIHERTHTGEKPFGCTICGRAFTTKGNLKVHMGTHMWNNAPARRGRRLSVENPMALLGGDALKFSEMFQKDLAARAMNVDPSFWNQYAAAITNGLAMKNNEISVIQNGGLPQLPVSLSGSALPPLGSLATGLDKARPGSSPPIAGLDKANSDTGGSRPFTRFIEDNKEIGIN from the exons ATGTCTCGGCGCAAGCAGGCCAAGCCCCAGCATCTCAAGTCGGACGAGGAGCTGCCGCCGCCGGACGGGGCTCCCGAGCACG CGGCCCCCGGGGAGGGTGCCGAGGACGCGGACAGCGGCAACGAGAGCCGGAGCGGAGGCGAGGACACGCACGTGTGCGAGAAGTGCTGCGCCGAGTTCTTCAAGTGGGCCGACCTGCTGGCGCACAAGGAGGCCTGCACCAAGAACCCCCTGGTGCTGATCGTGGGCGAGGATGAGCCTGCCCCGCCCTCCGAGGACTTCCCTGAGGCGTCCCCGGCCAGCTCGGCCAGTGAGCGCGCGGACAGCGAGGCCGCAGAAGAGGCGGCGGCAGCGGTGGCGGCGGCCCCGGAGGGCGGGGAGGCCGTGGAGGCGAGGGCGGCGGAGCGGGAGGACGAGCCCATGGAGGTGGGCGCGCCCGCAGACAAGGGCTTCCAGGGCCCGGGCGCGGTGCAAGCGGGGCAGCCGCCTCCACCGCCAGGCCCCGAGCCGGCCCCCGGGGCGGCCTACGGCATGCCCAGCACCAACGTGACCCTGGAGACCCTCCTGAGCACCAAGGTGGCCGTAGCGCAGTTCTCGCAGACCTCGCGGGCCGCGGGCGCGGCGGGCCCGGGCGGAGGCGTGGCGGCCGCGGCCCTCCCGCTGATCCTGGAGCAGCTCGTggccctgcagcagcagcaggtgcagcagctgcagctcatCGAGCAGATCCGCAGCCAGGTGGCCCTCATGAGCCGCCCGCTGCCGCCATCCCGGCCGCCGCTGCACCCCGGGCCGGCCGCGCACCACACCCTGCCACTCTCCACCGGCACCGGCCCCGCGGCCACGGCGCAGGGACCCGCCGCCCCACCGGCGGCGTACGAGGGCCCCCAGCACCTGGCTGCGCCGGCGTCCACAGCCAGCACCCCGCACGTAGCGAGCGGAGGCCCCTCGGCGCCGGAGCCCAGCGCCCCCGCGTGCTCCGGTGCCCCCGCGACCTCCACGGCCTCCACCTCAGCGGCCGGCGCCTCGGGGGGCGCCTCCCGGCCACAGAAcgcccccacaccccccaccctgGGGCCCGGGCCGCTGCTCACCTCTACACCCAGCCTGCCAAGCCCACTGCTACCTCAGACCTCCGCCAGCAGCGTCATCTTCCCCAACCCGCTGGTCAGCATCGCGGCCACGGCCAACGCGCTGGACCCCCTGTCGGCCCTCATGAAGCACCGCAAGGGCAAGCCCCCCAACGTGTCGGTGTTCGAGCCCAAGGCCAGCACTGAGGACCCCTTCTTCAAGCACAAGTGCAGGTTCTGCGCCAAAGTGTTCGGGAGTGACAGTGCCCTGCAGATCCACCTGCGCTCGCACACGGGCGAGCGGCCCTTCAAGTGCAACATCTGCGGGAACCGCTTCTCCACCAAGGGCAACCTGAAGGTGCACTTCCAGAGGCACAAGGAGAAGTACCCCCACATCCAGATGAACCCCTACCCGGTGCCCGAGTACCTGGACAACGTGCCCACCTGCTCTGGGATTCCCTACGGGATGTCGCTGCCGCCAGAGAAACCGGTCACCACCTGGCTGGACAGCAAGCCAGCACTGCCCACTGTGCCCACCTCAGTGGGGCTGCAGCTCCCACCCACCCTCCCGGGCGTGGGCGTCGGCAGCTACGTGGACTCCCCCAGCCTCACCCCCGCCAGCCGCTCCCCGCAGCGGCCCTCACCCGCGTCCAGCGAGTGCCCTTCTTTGTCCCCAGGCCTGACCAGCTCTGAGGCAGGCGTCCCGGTGGCTGCGGGATCCCCGCAGCCGGCGCCCGGTGGATCTTCCCTGCCCAAGACCGAGCCCATGAGCCTGCCCTGCACAAACGCCAGGGTAGGGGACCTCCCGGCCACAGCGGGGCAGGTCTCCACCACGTCTGCCCTGGCGGACAGCAGCGCATCCCCAGGCCTCTGCAGCCCGGTCCTCCCGGCCGGGGCCGAGCCGTTTAAAGCCAAGTTCCCCTTCGGAGGGCTGCTTGACTCTATGCAAACGTCCGAAACCTCCAAGCTGCAGCAGCTGGTGGAGAACATAGACAAGAAGATGACAGACCCCAACCAGTGCGTCATCTGCCACCGCGTGCTGAGCTGCCAGAGCGCCCTGAAGATGCACTACCGGACGCACACGGGCGAGCGGCCCTTCAAGTGCAAGATCTGCGGGCGTGCCTTCACCACCAAGGGCAACCTGAAGACGCACTTCGGCGTGCACCGCGCCAAGCCACCCCTGCGTGTGCAGCACTCCTGCCCCATTTGCCAGAAGAAGTTCACCAACGCCGTGGTGCTTCAGCAGCACATCCGCATGCACATGGGGGGCCAGATCCCCAACACGCCGCTGCCCGAGGGCTTCCAGGACGCCATGGACGCCGCCCTGCCCTACGACGACAAGGCCGCCGATGCCCTGAGCACCTGCGACGACGACATGGATGACAACTCCCTGGAGGATGACGCAGAGCTGAAGGACCCGGCCGGCGACCCAAACAAGCCGCTGCTGGCCTTCTCGGGCTCCTGCCCGCCCTCCCCGCCCTCTGTCATCTCCAGCATCGCCGCCCTGGAGAACCAGATGAAGATGATGGACTCGGTCATGAGCTGTCCGCAGCTGAGTGCCCTCAAGTCCCTGGAGAACGGGTCTGGGGAGAGCGACCGCCTGAGCAACGACTCGTCCTCGGCCGTGGGAGACCTGGAGAGCCGGAGTGCGGGCAGCCCGGCCCTGTCTGAGTCGTCCTCCTCCTTGCAGGCCCTGTCACCCGGAAACAGTAACAGCGAGAGCCTGCCCTCCAAGTCCCCGGGCCTTGGCGCCCAGGAGGAGCCCCAGGAAACCCCACTGAAGACGGAAAAGCCGGACAGCCCGCCCCCCGGCCCCGAGAACGGAGGGGCACTGGACCTGACGGCCACCCACCCATGCCGGCCGGCCGTCAAGGAGGAGGCCCCCTTTAGCCTGCTGTTCCTGAGCCGCGATCGGGGTAAGTGTGCGAGCACTGTGTGTCGTGTGTGTGCCAAGCCCTTTGCTTGCAGGAGCGCCCTGGAGATCCACCTCCGCAGCCACACCAAGGAGCGGCCGTTCGTGTGTGCGGTCTGCGGGCGCGGCTGCTCCACACTGGGTAACTTAAAGCAGCACTTACTGACCCACAGGTTGCGAGAGCTGCCTCCCCAGTTGCTTGACCCCAACTTTACTCTAGGTCCCAGCCAGGGCACCCCGAGCCTGGGCCCTGGCTCCACGCCCACCACCATCAAAACGGAAGTGAACGGGCACAGCAAGGCCGGCCTGCTGGCTGAGGGTCCGCCGCTGCCGGCTGCCGTCCAGGTGCCCCCCGGGCCCCCGACGGTGATGAGCCCTGGCCTCGCACCCATGCTGGCCCCCCCACCGCGCCGGACCCCCAAGCAGCACAACTGCCAGTCGTGTGGGAAGACCTTCTCCTCGGCCAGTGCCCTGCAGATCCACGAGCGCACCCACACTGGGGAGAAGCCGTTTGGCTGCACCATCTGCGGGAGAGCCTTCACCACCAAGGGCAACCTTAAG GTGCACATGGGTACCCACATGTGGAACAACGCTCCCGCCAGGCGTGGCCGCCGCCTGTCAGTGGAGAACCCCATGGCCCTGCTGGGTGGTGATGCCCTGAAGTTCTCAGAGATGTTCCAGAAGGATCTGGCCGCACGGGCCATGAATGTGGACCCCAGCTTTTGGAACCAGTACGCCGCTGCCATCACCAACGGGCTGGCCATGAAGAACAACGAGATCTCTGTCATCCAGAACGGAggcctcccccagctccctgtgAGTCTCAGCGGGAGCGCCCTCCCCCCACTGGGCTCCCTGGCCACCGGGCTGGACAAGGCACGTCCAGGCAGCAGCCCGCCCATCGCAGGGCTGGACAAAGCCAACTCGGACACGGGAGGCAGCCGGCCATTCACACGGTTCATTGAGGATAAcaaggagattgggattaactaG